One window from the genome of Enterobacter asburiae encodes:
- the macB gene encoding macrolide ABC transporter ATP-binding protein/permease MacB: protein MTALLELNNIRRSYPSGDGPVEVLKGISLRVEAGEMVAIVGASGSGKSTLMNILGCLDKPTSGTYRVAGTDVSTLDGDALARLRREHFGFIFQRYHLLSHLNAAQNVEVPAVYAGVERKKRLERAQMLLTRLGLAERVEYQPSQLSGGQQQRVSIARALMNGGQVILADEPTGALDSHSGEEVMAILHQLRDQGHTVIIVTHDPQVAAQAERIIEIHDGELVSNPPPRESRAAAPKEALPASTGWGQFSSGFREALTMAWLAMAANKMRTLLTMLGIIIGIASVVSIVVVGDAAKQLVLADIRAIGTNTIDVYPGKDFGDDEPQYQQALKYDDLAAIQKQPWVNSATPAVSQNLRLRVGNVDVAASANGVSGDYFNVYGMTFSEGATFNAEQLAGRAQVVVLDANSRRQLFPNKASVVGEVILVGNMPATVIGVAEEKQSMFGSSKILRVWLPYTTISGRIMGQSWLNSITVRVKEGYDSALAEQQLERLLTLRHGKKDFFTWNMDGLLKTAEKTTRTLQLFLTLVAVISLVVGGIGVMNIMLVSVTERTREIGIRMAVGARASDVLQQFLIEAVLVCLVGGAMGIALSMMIAFALQLFLPGWEIGFSPVAIITAFLCSTFTGILFGWLPARNAARLDPVDALARE, encoded by the coding sequence ATGACGGCGCTGCTTGAGCTGAATAACATTCGCCGCAGCTATCCGTCCGGCGACGGTCCGGTGGAGGTGCTGAAGGGCATCTCCCTGCGCGTGGAGGCGGGCGAGATGGTGGCCATCGTCGGCGCATCGGGTTCCGGTAAATCGACGCTGATGAACATTCTCGGCTGCCTGGATAAACCGACCAGCGGGACCTATCGCGTGGCCGGGACGGATGTCTCCACGCTGGACGGCGACGCGCTGGCGAGGCTGCGTCGGGAACATTTCGGCTTTATCTTCCAGCGTTACCATCTGCTTTCTCACCTGAATGCGGCCCAGAACGTGGAAGTGCCTGCGGTGTATGCGGGCGTCGAGCGTAAAAAGCGCCTTGAGCGCGCGCAGATGCTGCTGACGCGTCTGGGGCTAGCGGAGCGGGTGGAGTACCAGCCCTCGCAGCTGTCCGGCGGCCAGCAGCAGCGCGTGAGTATTGCCCGCGCCCTGATGAACGGCGGGCAGGTTATCCTCGCGGATGAACCGACCGGCGCGCTCGACAGCCATTCCGGCGAAGAGGTGATGGCGATCCTCCATCAGCTTCGCGATCAGGGGCACACGGTGATTATCGTTACCCACGATCCGCAGGTGGCGGCGCAGGCGGAACGCATTATTGAGATCCACGACGGCGAGCTGGTCAGCAATCCGCCGCCGCGCGAGTCCAGGGCTGCGGCACCGAAAGAAGCGCTACCGGCATCAACCGGCTGGGGACAGTTCTCCAGCGGCTTTCGGGAAGCGCTGACCATGGCCTGGCTGGCGATGGCGGCCAACAAAATGCGTACCCTGTTGACGATGCTCGGCATCATTATCGGTATCGCCTCGGTGGTGTCGATCGTGGTGGTGGGCGACGCGGCCAAGCAGCTGGTGCTGGCAGATATCCGCGCCATCGGCACCAATACCATTGACGTTTATCCCGGCAAAGACTTTGGTGACGACGAGCCGCAGTATCAGCAGGCGCTGAAATACGACGATCTCGCGGCGATTCAGAAGCAGCCGTGGGTGAACTCCGCCACGCCTGCGGTTTCGCAGAACCTGCGTCTGCGCGTGGGCAACGTTGACGTGGCCGCCAGCGCTAACGGCGTGAGCGGAGACTATTTCAACGTCTACGGCATGACCTTCAGCGAAGGCGCCACCTTCAACGCCGAGCAGCTGGCGGGCAGGGCGCAGGTGGTGGTGCTGGATGCGAACTCGCGCAGGCAGCTCTTCCCCAATAAAGCCAGCGTGGTAGGCGAAGTGATCCTGGTGGGCAACATGCCTGCCACGGTCATCGGCGTGGCGGAAGAGAAGCAGTCGATGTTCGGCAGCAGCAAGATCCTGCGCGTCTGGCTGCCCTATACCACCATCTCAGGGCGGATTATGGGGCAGTCCTGGCTCAACTCCATCACCGTGCGCGTGAAGGAGGGCTACGACAGCGCGCTTGCCGAACAGCAGCTTGAGCGGCTGTTAACCCTGCGCCACGGGAAGAAAGATTTCTTCACCTGGAATATGGACGGCCTCTTGAAAACGGCGGAAAAGACCACACGTACTCTTCAGCTGTTCCTCACGCTGGTGGCGGTGATCTCGCTGGTCGTCGGCGGCATCGGGGTGATGAATATCATGCTGGTGTCGGTCACCGAGCGCACCCGGGAGATCGGCATCCGCATGGCGGTCGGAGCCAGGGCCAGCGACGTGCTGCAGCAGTTTTTGATTGAAGCGGTACTGGTGTGTCTGGTCGGCGGGGCGATGGGCATTGCGCTCTCGATGATGATCGCGTTTGCGCTCCAGCTCTTTTTACCCGGCTGGGAGATTGGCTTCTCGCCGGTTGCCATTATTACCGCATTTTTGTGTTCGACCTTTACCGGCATTTTGTTTGGCTGGTTGCCCGCCCGCAACGCGGCGCGGCTGGATCCGGTGGACGCGCTGGCTCGGGAATAA
- the macA gene encoding macrolide transporter subunit MacA translates to MNLKGKRRTLFLLLAVVVLAGGYWLWQVLNAPVPQYQTLIVRPGELQQNVLATGKLDALRKVDVGAQVSGQLKTLSVEIGDKVKKGQLLGVIDPEQAENQIREVEATLMELRAQRAQALAERNLAQVTLTRQQALAKTQAISKQDLDTATTELAVKQAQIGTIDAQIKRNQASLDTAKTNLDYTKIVAPMAGEVTQITTLQGQTVIAAQQAPNILTLADMSTMLVKAQVSEADVIHLKPGQNAWFTVLGDPQTRYEGVLKDILPTPEKVNDAIFYYARFEVPNPQGVLRLDMTAQVHIQLTGVKNVLTIPLSALGESAGDSRYKVKVLRNGETREREVVIGARNDTDVVVVKGLEEGEEVVVSESLPGAAK, encoded by the coding sequence ATGAACCTCAAGGGAAAACGCAGAACGCTGTTTCTGCTGCTGGCGGTCGTGGTTTTAGCCGGTGGATACTGGCTATGGCAGGTGCTGAATGCGCCGGTGCCACAGTATCAGACGCTGATTGTTCGCCCTGGCGAACTGCAGCAAAACGTCCTCGCGACGGGCAAGCTTGACGCGTTGCGCAAGGTTGACGTCGGCGCTCAGGTCAGCGGCCAGCTGAAAACGCTGTCGGTTGAGATTGGCGACAAGGTGAAAAAAGGCCAGCTGCTCGGCGTTATCGATCCTGAGCAGGCTGAGAACCAGATCCGCGAGGTGGAAGCCACGCTGATGGAGCTGCGCGCGCAGCGTGCGCAGGCGCTGGCAGAACGTAACCTGGCCCAGGTAACGCTGACCCGTCAGCAGGCGCTGGCCAAAACCCAGGCTATTTCGAAACAGGATCTCGATACTGCCACCACTGAACTGGCGGTGAAACAGGCGCAGATTGGCACGATTGACGCGCAAATCAAACGCAATCAGGCCTCGCTGGATACGGCGAAAACCAACCTCGACTACACCAAAATCGTCGCGCCGATGGCGGGCGAAGTGACCCAGATCACCACGCTGCAGGGCCAGACGGTGATTGCCGCGCAGCAGGCGCCAAATATTCTGACGCTGGCGGACATGAGCACCATGCTGGTCAAAGCACAGGTCTCAGAGGCGGATGTTATCCATCTTAAGCCGGGGCAGAACGCCTGGTTTACGGTGCTTGGCGACCCGCAGACCCGCTACGAAGGCGTGCTGAAAGACATTCTGCCGACGCCGGAAAAAGTGAACGACGCTATCTTCTACTATGCCCGCTTTGAGGTGCCAAACCCGCAGGGCGTGCTGCGTCTGGATATGACCGCGCAGGTGCATATCCAGCTGACCGGCGTGAAGAACGTGCTGACCATTCCGCTCTCTGCGCTCGGTGAATCCGCCGGGGATAGCCGCTACAAGGTGAAGGTGCTGCGCAACGGCGAAACGCGTGAGCGCGAGGTCGTGATCGGCGCGCGCAACGACACCGACGTGGTGGTGGTGAAAGGGCTGGAAGAGGGCGAGGAGGTTGTTGTCAGTGAAAGCCTGCCCGGAGCCGCCAAATGA
- a CDS encoding VirK/YbjX family protein: MSSIVDTSLSNLPQPKSGWQLFKNLAFGEITPGLAWEKTAYRRKFMLRSLATPLSTARLLSELAKHPHLMQMLQVQPGLPCRLHRPWLTVNMDRQRALESLSWHYQMMCRQLPATLTHGYLSKQGVTLLTLTGKDEQQFIVRLCADAFMDKEGEATLVFCDSQNTALAEMTFTLCQFEGKSTLFIGGLQGAKAHVPHELIQGATKACHGLFPKRLLVEAAMTLGAAFPVEQIVAVSNDTHIYRSWRYRKKKEGKLLADYDSFWLSIGGEKLDNGNFLLPLVMPRKPMEEIASKKRAEYRRRYALLDSLIQQVKQATQR, from the coding sequence ATGTCTTCTATCGTCGATACATCACTTTCAAACCTGCCGCAGCCAAAATCCGGCTGGCAGCTTTTCAAAAACCTGGCTTTCGGTGAGATTACGCCCGGGCTGGCATGGGAAAAAACCGCCTACCGACGTAAGTTCATGCTGCGCTCACTGGCGACACCGCTCAGCACCGCGCGTCTGCTGTCTGAGCTGGCAAAACATCCGCACCTGATGCAAATGCTCCAGGTTCAGCCGGGGCTGCCCTGCCGCCTTCATCGTCCGTGGTTGACGGTCAATATGGATCGACAGCGTGCGCTGGAATCGCTCTCCTGGCACTATCAGATGATGTGTCGTCAGCTGCCGGCGACGCTGACTCATGGTTACCTTTCAAAGCAGGGCGTGACCCTGCTGACCTTAACCGGAAAAGATGAACAGCAATTTATCGTCCGCCTGTGTGCCGACGCGTTTATGGATAAAGAGGGAGAAGCTACCCTCGTTTTCTGTGACAGTCAAAATACGGCGCTGGCGGAGATGACCTTTACGCTATGCCAGTTTGAGGGAAAATCGACGCTGTTCATTGGCGGTTTGCAGGGCGCAAAAGCGCATGTTCCCCATGAGCTGATCCAGGGGGCGACGAAAGCCTGCCACGGTCTGTTCCCGAAACGTCTGCTGGTCGAGGCCGCAATGACGCTCGGCGCCGCGTTCCCGGTAGAGCAAATTGTCGCCGTCAGTAACGATACCCATATTTATCGCAGCTGGCGCTACCGCAAGAAAAAAGAGGGCAAACTGTTGGCCGATTACGACAGTTTCTGGCTCTCCATCGGCGGTGAAAAGCTGGATAACGGTAACTTTTTGCTGCCGCTCGTCATGCCGCGTAAACCGATGGAAGAGATTGCCAGCAAAAAACGCGCCGAATATCGCCGCCGCTACGCGCTGCTGGATAGCCTGATCCAGCAGGTGAAACAGGCGACCCAGCGCTAA
- a CDS encoding ATP-dependent endonuclease, which translates to MLLERVEIVGFRGINRLSLQLEQNNVLIGENAWGKSSLLDALTLLLSPEDDLYHFVRDDFWFPPGDVTGREKHLHIILTFRESEPGRHRVRRFRPLSPCWVPCDDGFHRIFYRLEGEMAENEGVLTLRDFLDEKANPIPLDNIDDLARHLIRLTPVLRLRDARFMRRIRNGTVPNMPDVEVTARELDFLARELVSRPQNLTDGQIRQGLSAMVQLLEHYFSEQGTSASRHRLMRRRSHDEQRSWRYLDIINRMIDRPGGRTHRVILLGLFSTLLQAKGTVRLDRDARPLLLVEDPETRLHPIMLSVAWHLLNLLPLQRITTTNSGELLSLTPVEHVCRLVRESSRVSAFRLGPGGLNAEDGRRIAFHIRFNRASSLFARCWLLVEGETETWVINELARQCGHHFDAEGIKVIEFAQSGLKPLIKFARRMGIEWHVLVDGDEAGKKYASTVRSLLNNEREEERDHLTMLPAMDMEHFMYRQGFDDVFHRIAMVPVDVPMNMRRVIAKAIHRSSKPDLAIEVATEAGRRGVEAVPTLLRKMFSRVLWLARGKAD; encoded by the coding sequence ATGCTTCTCGAACGTGTGGAAATTGTCGGGTTTCGCGGTATTAACCGTCTGTCGCTGCAGCTGGAGCAGAACAACGTCCTGATCGGCGAGAACGCGTGGGGGAAGTCCAGCCTGCTGGATGCGTTGACGCTACTGCTTTCGCCCGAAGACGATCTGTATCACTTCGTCCGCGACGATTTCTGGTTCCCGCCCGGCGATGTGACGGGGCGCGAGAAGCACCTGCATATCATCCTGACGTTCCGCGAATCCGAGCCCGGACGGCATCGCGTGCGTCGCTTCCGCCCGCTGTCACCCTGCTGGGTGCCGTGCGATGACGGTTTCCACCGGATTTTCTATCGGCTGGAAGGGGAGATGGCGGAGAACGAAGGGGTACTCACCCTGCGTGATTTTCTCGATGAGAAAGCCAACCCGATCCCGCTGGACAATATCGACGATCTTGCCCGCCACCTGATCCGCCTGACGCCGGTGTTGCGCCTGCGCGATGCGCGCTTTATGCGGCGTATTCGTAACGGTACCGTACCGAACATGCCGGACGTGGAAGTCACCGCCCGCGAGCTGGATTTTCTGGCAAGAGAGTTGGTGTCGCGTCCGCAGAATCTGACCGATGGGCAAATCCGTCAGGGGTTGTCCGCGATGGTACAGCTCCTGGAGCACTATTTTTCCGAGCAGGGCACCTCGGCGTCCCGCCATCGTCTGATGCGCCGCCGCTCTCATGATGAGCAGCGAAGCTGGCGCTATCTCGACATCATTAACCGGATGATCGACCGGCCCGGCGGCCGTACCCATCGGGTGATTTTGCTGGGTTTGTTTTCAACGCTTCTGCAGGCCAAAGGCACCGTTCGTCTTGACCGGGACGCCCGGCCGCTGCTGCTGGTGGAAGACCCGGAAACGCGCCTGCATCCCATCATGCTCTCCGTGGCATGGCATCTGCTGAATCTGCTGCCGCTCCAGCGCATTACGACCACCAATTCCGGGGAGCTATTATCGCTGACGCCGGTAGAACACGTCTGTCGCCTGGTGCGTGAATCCTCCCGCGTCTCCGCTTTCCGCCTTGGGCCGGGCGGTTTGAACGCGGAAGACGGGCGGCGCATCGCGTTTCATATTCGCTTTAACCGGGCGTCGTCGCTCTTTGCCCGCTGCTGGCTGCTGGTGGAGGGGGAAACGGAAACCTGGGTCATCAACGAACTGGCGCGCCAGTGCGGCCACCATTTTGATGCGGAAGGCATTAAGGTGATTGAATTTGCCCAGTCGGGATTAAAGCCGCTGATAAAATTTGCCCGCCGGATGGGGATCGAGTGGCACGTGCTGGTAGACGGTGATGAGGCGGGTAAAAAATATGCCTCGACCGTGCGGAGCCTGCTGAATAACGAGCGAGAGGAAGAGCGCGATCATTTAACCATGCTCCCTGCGATGGACATGGAACACTTTATGTATCGTCAGGGGTTCGACGACGTCTTCCACCGCATTGCCATGGTGCCGGTCGATGTCCCAATGAACATGCGGCGCGTGATCGCCAAAGCCATTCATCGTTCGTCAAAACCGGATTTAGCCATTGAAGTGGCGACGGAAGCGGGGAGGCGGGGCGTGGAGGCGGTACCGACCCTGCTGCGGAAGATGTTCTCCCGCGTGCTGTGGCTGGCACGCGGGAAAGCGGATTAG
- the aqpZ gene encoding aquaporin Z encodes MFRKLAAECFGTFWLVFGGCGSAVLAAAFPELGIGFVGVALAFGLTVLTMAFAVGHISGGHFNPAVTLGLWAGGRFPAKDVIGYIVAQVVGGIIAAGVLYVIASGKAGFDAAASGFASNGFGEHSPGGYSMLSAIVIEIVLTAGFLLVIHGATDKHAPAGFAPIAIGLALTLIHLISIPVTNTSVNPARSTAVAIFQGDWALEQLWLFWVMPIIGGILGGVLYRTLLEKRD; translated from the coding sequence ATGTTTAGAAAATTAGCGGCAGAATGCTTTGGTACATTCTGGCTGGTATTTGGTGGCTGCGGTAGCGCCGTTCTGGCAGCAGCATTCCCGGAATTAGGCATTGGTTTTGTCGGCGTCGCGCTGGCGTTTGGTTTAACCGTATTAACCATGGCGTTTGCCGTGGGACATATTTCCGGCGGTCATTTTAACCCGGCAGTGACATTAGGTTTATGGGCGGGCGGTCGTTTCCCGGCTAAAGACGTGATTGGCTACATTGTGGCGCAGGTAGTTGGCGGTATTATTGCGGCGGGCGTTCTGTACGTCATTGCCAGCGGTAAAGCCGGGTTCGACGCGGCGGCAAGCGGCTTTGCCTCTAACGGCTTCGGCGAGCATTCTCCGGGCGGCTACTCCATGCTGTCTGCCATCGTGATTGAAATCGTGCTGACCGCGGGCTTCCTGCTGGTGATCCACGGCGCAACGGACAAACACGCGCCGGCCGGTTTTGCCCCGATTGCCATTGGTCTGGCACTGACGCTGATCCACCTGATTTCAATTCCGGTCACCAACACCTCGGTTAACCCGGCACGCAGCACCGCCGTCGCCATCTTCCAGGGCGACTGGGCGCTTGAACAGCTGTGGCTGTTCTGGGTGATGCCAATTATCGGCGGTATCCTGGGCGGCGTGCTGTACCGCACCCTGCTGGAAAAACGCGATTAA
- a CDS encoding lysine exporter LysO family protein — protein MFSGLLIILLPLIAGYLIPLHQESALRLINRFLSWIVYVILFFMGISLAFLDNLSANLLSILHYSVVTVVVILLCNIAALLWLERAIPWKNHHHQEKLPSRIAMALESLKLCGVVVLGFLLGLTGWAFLQHATEASEYTLIFLLFLIGIQLRNNGMTLKQIVLNRRGMMVAVIVVASSMVAGVINAFILDLPLKTGLAMASGFGWYSLSGILLTESFGPVIGSAAFFNDLARELIAIMLIPGLVRRSRSTALGLCGATSMDFTLPVLQRSGGLEMVPAAIVHGFILSLLVPIMMAFFSA, from the coding sequence ATGTTTTCAGGACTCCTCATTATTCTGCTGCCCCTGATTGCGGGCTACCTTATCCCGCTGCATCAGGAATCCGCATTACGGCTTATCAACCGTTTTCTCAGCTGGATTGTTTACGTCATTCTTTTCTTTATGGGGATAAGCCTCGCCTTCCTGGATAACCTGTCGGCGAATTTACTCTCCATCCTCCATTATTCTGTCGTCACCGTGGTGGTTATTTTGCTGTGCAATATTGCCGCACTGCTGTGGCTGGAACGCGCTATTCCATGGAAAAATCACCACCATCAGGAAAAACTCCCTTCACGAATTGCAATGGCGCTTGAATCATTAAAATTATGCGGCGTCGTGGTGCTCGGTTTTCTTCTTGGGCTGACCGGTTGGGCATTTTTACAGCATGCGACAGAGGCCAGTGAATATACGCTGATCTTCCTGCTGTTCCTGATTGGTATTCAGCTGCGAAATAATGGCATGACGCTGAAACAAATTGTCCTCAACCGTCGGGGAATGATGGTTGCGGTGATTGTTGTCGCCAGTTCAATGGTGGCAGGCGTCATTAATGCCTTTATTCTCGATCTTCCGCTAAAAACCGGCCTGGCGATGGCGTCAGGTTTTGGCTGGTACTCCCTCTCCGGTATTCTGCTAACCGAATCTTTCGGTCCGGTGATCGGCAGCGCCGCCTTCTTTAACGATCTGGCGCGCGAGCTGATTGCCATCATGCTGATCCCAGGTCTGGTTCGCCGCAGTCGTTCTACCGCGCTGGGCCTGTGTGGCGCGACGTCGATGGACTTTACCCTGCCGGTACTCCAGCGCTCCGGGGGGCTGGAGATGGTGCCCGCAGCTATCGTGCACGGCTTTATTTTAAGTCTGCTGGTTCCGATCATGATGGCCTTCTTCTCTGCCTGA
- the hcp gene encoding hydroxylamine reductase, whose amino-acid sequence MFCVQCEQTIRTPAGNGCSYAQGMCGKTAETSDLQDLLIAALQGLSAWAFKAREYGIVDHYVDSFAPRAFFSTLTNVNFDSPRIVGYAREAIALREALKAQCLKADASARVENPMSELQLVSDDLGDLQRQAAEFAPNKDKAAIGENILGLRLLCLYGLKGAAAYMEHAHVLGKSDNEIYAQYHKIMAWLGTWPADMNALLECSMEIGQMNFRVMSILDAGETSTYGHPTPTQVNVKATEGKCILISGHDLKDLYNLLKQTEGTGVNVYTHGEMLPAHGYPELRKFKHLIGNYGSGWQNQQVEFARFPGPIVMTSNCIIDPTVGAYDDRIWTRSIVGWPGVSHLEGDDFGPVIAQAQQMAGFPYSEIPHLITVGFGRETLLGAADSLIDLVSREKLRHIFLVGGCDGARGERNYFTDFATSVPEDCLILTLACGKYRFNKLDFGDIEGLPRLIDAGQCNDAYSAIILAVTLAEKLGCGVNDLPLSLVLSWFEQKAIVILLTLLSLGVTNIVTGPTAPGFLTPDLLAVLNEKFGLRSVTNVEDDMKQLLSA is encoded by the coding sequence ATGTTTTGTGTGCAATGTGAACAAACCATCCGTACCCCGGCAGGCAATGGCTGCTCTTACGCACAGGGTATGTGCGGCAAAACCGCAGAAACATCTGACCTGCAGGACCTGCTGATTGCCGCCCTGCAAGGCCTTTCCGCATGGGCGTTCAAAGCCCGCGAATACGGCATTGTTGACCACTACGTCGACAGCTTCGCCCCGCGCGCGTTTTTCTCCACGCTAACCAACGTTAACTTCGATTCCCCGCGCATTGTCGGCTATGCCCGCGAAGCGATTGCCCTGCGTGAAGCGCTCAAAGCACAGTGCCTGAAGGCAGACGCCAGCGCCCGGGTGGAAAACCCGATGTCTGAACTTCAGCTGGTCAGCGACGATCTCGGCGACCTGCAGCGTCAGGCGGCAGAATTCGCCCCGAATAAAGACAAAGCGGCGATTGGCGAGAACATTCTCGGCCTGCGCCTGCTGTGCCTGTACGGCCTGAAAGGCGCTGCGGCGTATATGGAACACGCGCACGTGCTCGGGAAGTCAGACAACGAGATTTACGCCCAGTACCACAAAATCATGGCGTGGCTGGGCACCTGGCCTGCCGATATGAACGCGCTGCTGGAGTGCTCAATGGAAATCGGCCAGATGAACTTCCGCGTGATGAGCATTCTGGATGCCGGTGAAACCAGCACCTACGGCCACCCGACGCCGACTCAGGTCAACGTCAAGGCGACCGAAGGCAAGTGCATCCTGATTTCCGGTCACGACCTGAAAGATCTCTACAACCTGCTGAAGCAAACCGAAGGTACCGGCGTTAACGTCTATACCCACGGTGAAATGCTCCCGGCGCACGGCTACCCGGAGCTGCGTAAATTTAAGCATCTGATCGGTAACTACGGCAGCGGCTGGCAGAACCAGCAGGTGGAGTTCGCCCGCTTCCCTGGCCCTATCGTGATGACCTCTAACTGCATCATCGACCCTACCGTGGGCGCGTATGATGACCGCATCTGGACCCGCAGCATCGTCGGCTGGCCGGGCGTGAGCCACCTTGAAGGCGACGATTTCGGTCCGGTTATCGCCCAGGCGCAGCAGATGGCGGGCTTCCCGTACAGCGAAATCCCGCACCTGATCACCGTCGGCTTTGGTCGTGAAACCCTGCTCGGCGCCGCTGATTCGCTGATCGATCTCGTCAGCCGTGAAAAACTGCGCCACATCTTCCTCGTCGGCGGCTGCGACGGCGCGCGCGGCGAGCGTAACTACTTCACCGATTTCGCCACCAGCGTGCCGGAAGACTGCCTGATCCTGACCCTGGCGTGCGGCAAATACCGTTTCAACAAGCTGGACTTCGGCGACATCGAAGGTCTGCCGCGCCTGATCGATGCGGGCCAGTGTAACGATGCTTACTCAGCCATCATTCTGGCGGTCACGCTGGCGGAGAAACTGGGCTGCGGCGTGAACGACCTGCCGCTGTCTCTGGTGCTGTCGTGGTTTGAGCAGAAAGCGATCGTCATCCTGCTGACCCTGCTCTCATTGGGCGTGACCAACATCGTGACCGGCCCGACCGCGCCAGGCTTCCTGACGCCGGACCTGCTGGCGGTGCTGAACGAGAAATTCGGTCTGCGTTCCGTGACCAACGTTGAAGATGATATGAAGCAGCTGCTGAGCGCGTAA
- the hcr gene encoding NADH oxidoreductase produces the protein MTMPTSQCPWRMQVHHIHQETPDVWTLSLLCHDYYPYRAGQYALVSVRNSADTLRAYTISSTPGVSEYITLTVRRIDDGAGSQWLTRDVKRGDYIWLSDAQGEFTCDDKADDKFLLLAAGCGVTPIMSMRRWLAKNRPQADVQVIFSVRSPEDVIFADEWRDYPVTLVAEHNATHGFVPGRLSRELLQSVPDIANRTVMTCGPAPYMDIVEKEVKALGVTRFFKEQFFTPVAEAATSGVKFTRLQPAQTFFGRVGTTLLEALESNKVPVVAACRAGVCGCCKTKVVSGEYTVTSTMTLSDAEIAEGYVLACSCHPQGDLVLA, from the coding sequence ATGACCATGCCAACCTCACAATGTCCGTGGCGGATGCAGGTTCATCACATCCATCAGGAGACGCCGGATGTGTGGACGCTGTCGCTGCTGTGCCATGACTACTATCCGTACCGTGCAGGTCAGTATGCGCTGGTTAGCGTTCGCAACTCGGCAGACACCCTGCGCGCCTACACGATCTCCTCAACGCCGGGCGTGAGCGAGTACATTACGCTCACCGTCCGCCGCATTGATGACGGCGCGGGCTCACAGTGGCTGACGCGGGACGTGAAGCGCGGGGATTATATCTGGCTGTCCGACGCGCAGGGGGAATTCACCTGTGACGACAAGGCAGACGATAAATTCCTGCTGCTGGCGGCGGGCTGTGGCGTGACGCCGATCATGTCGATGCGCCGCTGGCTGGCGAAGAACCGCCCGCAGGCGGACGTGCAGGTGATTTTCAGCGTACGTTCACCCGAGGATGTGATTTTTGCCGATGAGTGGCGTGATTATCCGGTGACGCTGGTGGCGGAGCACAACGCGACCCACGGCTTTGTGCCCGGTCGCCTGAGCCGCGAGCTGCTGCAAAGCGTGCCGGATATCGCAAACCGCACCGTGATGACCTGCGGCCCGGCGCCTTACATGGATATCGTCGAGAAAGAAGTGAAGGCGCTTGGCGTGACCCGCTTCTTCAAAGAGCAGTTCTTCACGCCGGTGGCGGAAGCGGCAACCAGCGGCGTTAAGTTCACCAGGCTGCAGCCAGCGCAGACCTTCTTTGGCCGCGTGGGGACCACGCTGCTGGAGGCGCTGGAAAGCAACAAGGTGCCGGTAGTCGCTGCCTGCCGCGCGGGCGTGTGCGGCTGCTGTAAGACGAAGGTGGTTTCCGGGGAGTATACCGTCACCAGCACGATGACGCTGTCCGACGCGGAAATTGCCGAGGGTTACGTGCTGGCATGTTCGTGCCACCCGCAGGGCGATCTGGTGCTGGCGTAA
- a CDS encoding DoxX family protein, which produces MVKSLLIAVNEKLSSDDLGKLLLRLAVGGLMLFHGLHKLFGGVGFISGMLVEKGLPGFIAYGVLVGEVVAPILIIVGLFTRPAALVLAFTMIVAWLMVGVGETLALDKVGAWAIESLVYFFIGSLAIAFLGAGRFAVGKGPAWR; this is translated from the coding sequence ATGGTTAAATCATTGTTAATTGCTGTAAATGAAAAGCTATCGAGCGACGATCTTGGCAAACTCTTGTTACGACTTGCCGTCGGCGGGCTGATGCTTTTTCACGGTTTGCACAAGCTTTTTGGCGGCGTGGGCTTTATCAGCGGCATGCTGGTGGAGAAAGGGTTGCCGGGGTTTATCGCCTACGGCGTATTGGTTGGCGAAGTGGTGGCACCGATCCTGATTATTGTTGGGCTCTTTACGCGCCCGGCCGCCCTGGTGCTGGCGTTTACGATGATCGTGGCGTGGCTGATGGTGGGAGTGGGGGAAACGCTCGCCCTCGATAAGGTAGGCGCATGGGCGATTGAAAGCCTGGTGTACTTCTTTATCGGTTCGCTGGCTATCGCGTTTTTAGGCGCAGGGCGGTTTGCGGTAGGGAAAGGTCCTGCGTGGCGGTGA